Genomic window (Spiroplasma sabaudiense Ar-1343):
TTTCTATGTATTTAACAATAATGCCATTATCCCGCATAATTTGTGTAAATTTATCATGCTCCTCTTGGGCTACTTTTAAAAATGGAATATCATCAAATAGCAACCTATCTAATAAATTTGGTGTTAAATTTTCGACTTCATTTCCTGGTCGATGTACTAAAACCTCTTTTAGTTTTCCTATTTCTGAAAATACGTTAATTTTACTCATTTATTTCCCTCCTTAATTTTTAAAGATGTCTTCATTACTCACCCCCATTTATTCTTATTATTGCACTTTAAAATTTAAAAACAATAATTTTATGGAAATATTTCTATTTTTTTAATTATATATTAATAAAAATTATTTTTTAAAATAAAAGTAATACCTTTGTCTGTTAACATTCGTCCCTTTGAGGTTCTTTTTATTAAGTTTTGAATTAAAAGCGGAGGTTCAACAACCGATAAAATAACTGAAACCGGTGTTGAAATTATGTGGGCGATTGTTTCAACCCCAACTGGTTGATATTCTTTAACAATGCTTAAATAATTAACATCCATTTCATTCAGACCATATTCAAAAATATTCATTTTTAATAAAATCTCTTTAATTCTGGATTCTGATAAAATTTCATTGTCTTCATAAATAATATAATCATGAATTCGTTTAAGCAAGTTAATGGCAATTCGAGGAGTTTGCTTACAATAACTTGACAAAATATCAGAAAATTCGCTTGTAAAATTTAAATGGATTTTTTTTGCAGCCGAGGAAATGATGCTACTAATTTCGCTTTTGGAATAATTTTTGAGGTGAAGATTAATTGCAAATCTATTAGTAAATGGGACGGGAAGCTTATTTAACTCTGTTGTTGCTACAATAATTGTCACTTCTGGAATTTTTAAATTAATGATTTTAGAGTTATAATCTTTGCCAATAATAAGACTCATTTTATTTTCTTCCAAAACAGGGTACAAAATTTCTAATACCTCTTTGTTAACGGCATGAATTTCATCAATAAATAAGACCTCCTTTTCTTTAACCATAGTTAAAGTGGAGATTAAATCACTGGGTTTTTGTAAGCTTGGTCCATTTAGAATATGAATTTTTTGGTTCATGACATGAGCAATTAAATAAGCAAGCGATGTTTTTCCCATTCCACTAGGGCCGTGAATTAAAATATTATCAAGACTTTTATTTTGAGTTTTTGCTGAACTAACATAGACTTTTAAATTATTTATAACACTTTCTTGACCGAAATAGTCCTTTCAGTTTTTTGGTCTAAATGACTGAATGCTCATTTTCAACCACCGTTTCTAAGACTCTTTGAAACATTTCATCTAGTTTCAAATTTTGATTAGTCTCTTTTATTGCTTGATATATAATTTGTTGATTATAACCTAGTTTTTGCAAACTCTCGATGACATTTAATTGTTTGCTATTATAAGTTACTTTAAAAAATACTTTTTGTAAATCTTGAATAATAATTTTTGATGTAAAAGCTCCGATGCTCTTTAATCCCTGTAATTGATCAAAGTCATTATTTTTAATTATTTCCAAAAACTCAAAATAACTGAAATTTTTCATCAATAATTTTGCAGTTTGAATCCCCACTGTTTTTATTTTTATTAGCTCATTAAATAATTTTTGACTATCCGAATTTAAAAAACCATAGTAACTTGTTTCAAACTCAGAACTGACCTTAGAAAAAAATACCTTTGTAATACCAGTTGCAGATAACGGACTGCTTACCCCTTTTATTTGAAAATAATTTAGTTGATAACCAATCTCCATTTTACTTTCAATGATAAAAGTTTCGCCTTGAATCGAAACTATTTTTCCAATTATATAGTGCATATCTTGCCTTCCACATTTAATTCGTGGCAAAGTTAAAATTCTTACAAAAAAAGAAAAATTTGGGAATTACCCAAATTTACGATTTTGTTTTTGTTTATAAATACGTTTTTCTTTTTTACTTAAGTGATATTCACGTTTACGAGCTTCTGCTTTATTTGCTGAAGCAACTTTTTGAAAACGTTTTAATGCTTTTTCGATTGGTTCACCTTCGTGTAAAGTAACACTAGCCATCTTTTTCAACTCCAATTCAATTAAATTTTATAAAATTTGTAATATTTTTTCAACTAAAATTGAAAAAAATTTAAAAAATTTTTTTTGCCTTTAAAGGATGCAAATTAGAGTTTTTTTAGTAAAATCATTAAAAGATTGTGAGAAAACACTGTGAAAAAAATTAATTTAATTGTAACTGGTGGAATAGCTGCGAGCAAAAGTAAAGATCTATACCTTCTTCTAAAAGAAAAATACGAAGTAGCAGTTATCTTAACAAAAAATGCTAAAAAATTTGTTAATTTTGAAGGTATCCAAACCCATGAAGAAATTTTTGACTCTGAATTTTATGAACCACATTCAACAGGGCAACATATAAATAAAACTTTAGAGGCAGACTTAAATATCGTCTATCCTGCAACGTACAATTTTATCGGTAAAATTGCAAGCGGAATCGCCGATGATTTAGCGACTTTAATTTTTGCAGCAAGTGCTCATAAAACATGATTATTTCCAAGTATGAACGATCGAATGTATAATAATGCAGTTTTTCAAATTAACAAGCAAAAATTGAGCCAAAATCCCTTGATTAAATTTTTTGAGCCAAATTATGGGCGATTAGCTAGTGGTCATTTTGGAATCGGAAGAGCACTTGAACCAAGTGATGTTTTAAGTGCATTACAGACACCGATTTTATTTCCAAAATTAGCCAATAAAAAGGTTTTGCTTAATTTTGGTCGTACTCGCACCTACTTAGACAAAGTTCGCTATTTAACAAATGAAAGTTCAGGAAAGATGGGTTGAGAAATATTTCAGGCTTTAGAAAATAATGACTGTTGAGTTACTGCTGTTCACGGAGATTGTGATTTTTTAGTTCCTAAAGCGAATAATTTATTTTATGCTTCAACAAACATAAAAATGCTCGAGCTTATGGAGTTGCAATTTGAGCAAGCCAATATCGTTATTTGCTTGGCTGCTTTAAATGATTTTCAAACTACAAATCCTGTTAATGAAAAAATTGAAAAGCGTTTCTCAGGCAAAGAACTGCTTCAAGTCAATTTTGAACCTGCAATCGATGTTTTGAAAACCTTAGGAACCCATAAAACCAATCAGTTTTTAGTTGGTTTTTCACTTGCCAATTCTTTTGATTTACAAAAAGCTTGGCACAAAGTCAAAGAAAAAAACTTAGACTTATTAATTTTGAATTTGACTAGTGCAATGAGCAGCGAAAATAATCAAATAAAAATATTGGTCGCTAAATCAGGTCAAGTCATTGAATTTGATGAAATGGCTAAAACTAAAGTTGCTAAAATAATTTTAAAAACTATAAATGAATTAATTTAGTTTATTTTTTTGCATCATTTTCTTAAAATTTTGGTATGCTTGTTTTTCTTCTAACTGATTTTTTAAATGATTTTTATCCTTTTCAAAGATTAAGGCGTAAATCCAAAGCTCACTTCCATAAGTTAACTGAGTTTTATCTATTTTTATAAGGAAATAATTGTCTAGAAATTTAATACTCTCAACAAAAGGTTGGGATGTCAAAAAACCAACATCAATCTGGTTATTTACAGAAAAAAGCTTTAAAAACTCACCATCAACAACTCCCCTATCGGAACTACCCAACTCCCCTACCGAGGTTTTAAGCCTTTGATAAAGATTTTTCTCCCTACTGTATTCATTGAAAAATTGTGGTTCTGAAAAATTAGTACCTAGACTTGCTTTAAAGCGTGGTTTTTTATACAAGAAGTAAAAACTAACAAAACTAATAACCCCAAAGCCAATACCCAGGATTGGAATTAAATATATTCTTGTATTTTGACCTTGATTAACAACTGTTGGGAGAATTCCATTAATAATATAATCCATTAAACCCGTGGAAAAAGTCGACCCCACTTTTATCTCAAATAAGGTTGTCAACATCGCTTGAAGGCCTGCAAATGGGGCATAAAAGCCAAAATAAAGCAAAGGGTTGGCATATAAGAACAAGAACTCAATTGGTTCAGTAATCCCCATTAGACTTGACATTAAGATTGCTGTAAGATAATAGCCACGATTTGCTTTACGCTGTGACTTATCTAAATTTAAAAATAATGCTAGAGCAATTGCTGGTAAAACAAACATTGAGTTAGTAAAGCCCCCAGATGTAAAACGGGTAATCTTTAAACCAGCATCTCAAAAGTCATCAACATTAACCCAAGAATTATTTAAAGCAAAAACTCCTGCAATTTGATCTCCTTGCGCACTTCAAAAGTCAGTTCCTGTTCCTTGTCATCATAGATCAACTTGGGGTGAAAAACTTTCAAAACCATGCTCAGCTAAAGAAAACTTAACTGCTGCAATTAATTGTTCATTGACTAAGTTTCTATCAATTAATCAACTCCCAAATAGCCCTTCAGGGTTTTCACCAATTCCATTTCCAACAAATTTTTCTAAAATTTGGTACTGATAGTCAATCAAACTACCCCCAACACTTGTTCACCAAAATGGACCGTGTCAAATTACTTGACCTTGAATAATTACTAAAAACCTTTGAATTGTTTTAAAAATTAGTGAGTCAATTCCAAACGGTAATTTTGTTGTTCACTGACCAAATAAATTCAGTCCTAAAACAACTCCAGGTCATATTAAAATAAATAGCACTGCTAAAAAAATGGTCACCAAAGGCATTATCAAAAGTACGAATCGCTCCTTGGCAAACAAGTTTAAGCCTTGGGGTAATGTAATATTTTTAAACTTGTTATAAACAACAATAACAATAACACCAACCGCCAAACCACCAAAAACACCAGTTTGCATTGTTGGTATTGCAAAAAAATAATCCAGCAAAACTTTAGCACTCTGATTTTTATAAAATCAAAGATTAACAGTTCCATCCCCATTATTTTTAATAAAAGCACCAATAAAGCTGATGAAAATTAAATAGCTTAATACCGCAGCCATGACTGCAAAGCCCTTATTCTTAGTGAAACCAATAACAATGGCAATACAAAAAAATAATCCTAAATTTTTGAACAAGACATTTCCAAGAAAATTGAATACTTTCACAAGTTGGTCTTGGTTATCAGAAACATTTGTAATAATATTGGCGATTGATAAGAAGAGTCCAAAAATTGGCATTAAAATAATTATCGGAAATAAACTAGATCCAATCTTTTTAAAAAATGATGTCGGACTAATTTTATTAAAATCTTTAATTGCAAATTGAGATAAATTTTTTTCATTTTCCATAATATTGTCCAACCAATTCTTGTATTATTATACAAAAAAAATCTCTTTCAAAGAGATTTTTTGTGATTAACTTATTTAATTGGGTTTTTACAAGTTCCAGTTTCTGATAATTCTTTAATGTTTTCAAAACTTGTTTCCACCATATTTTTGATGGCTTCATCAGTAAAGTAAGCAATATGGGGGGTTACAATAACACGCGGTCCCATATTGATTAACTCTTTATGAATTGCCACTGGCATATTATTCTTTCATTTTTCAAAGAAAAGTTCATCCTCTTTTTCAATTACATCTAAAGCAACTTGTTTAATGTGATTTGATTTCAATCCAGCTACTAAATCTTCTAAATTAATTAATTCCCCTCTTGAAGTATTAACAATTATTGCTCCTTTTTTCATTTTAGCAATCGAATCTTTATTAATGAAATGTAAATTTTTTCCTGGAATATAAGGAATGTGTAGTGAAATTACATCACTTGTTGCAAGTAATTCATCCAACTCTTTATATTCTAAAATCCCTTTTGCATTGTCGTTTTTAAAAACGTCATAACCAATTACATTGGCTCCCATTCCTTTTCAAGCTTTGGCAGTTTCCAAACCAATTCTTCCTGTCCCAATAATTCCGATTGTTGAATTTCTAGCTTCAGTTGAAAACATGTTTGAATCAACAGTGAAATCTTGGTTCTTAAACTTTTCATAAAAGTAAAAGTTATTTCTTAACATTGACATTCCCAATGAGAATGCTAATTCACTAATTGCATTTGGTGAATATGACGGAACATGACCCATTTTAAATCCAAGCTCTTGTGCTTTTGGAATATCGATGTGGTTAGTTCCAACTGTTCTAGTTAGTAAATACTCAATTCCAAAACCTTTAATAATTTCCAATCTTGGAGCAGTTGCATAACAGTTAGTCATTAGCAAAACTGCATCGTGTCCTTTAGCTTTTAAGACTGTCTCATCATTTAATAGTTCTTCAACCAAAGTTAGCTGATGCTTGTATTGCTCATTTATCTTATTAAAGATCACAGCCTCAACTTCTCTAACACCATAACAAATAATTTTCATTTTTTTCTCCTCTTAAAACAATAAATTTAGCTATCATAAATTTATTTATAAGCAAAAGCTTATAAATAAATTATATGATAAATTTTATAATTAATTCAATATATTTATTTTTTTTTTTAATAATTTTCGTTTATTTTGCCTTCAACAATCTGAACGCCACCGCTTGTTCCTAAGCGATCAGCTCCAGCTTCAATCATTTTAATAGCATCATCTAAATTTCTTACTCCTCCGGCTGCTTTTACTTTTGCCTGATTTTTGACAGTTTGTTTCATTAGTTTAACATTTTCAAG
Coding sequences:
- the ruvB gene encoding Holliday junction branch migration DNA helicase RuvB, whose product is MSIQSFRPKNWKDYFGQESVINNLKVYVSSAKTQNKSLDNILIHGPSGMGKTSLAYLIAHVMNQKIHILNGPSLQKPSDLISTLTMVKEKEVLFIDEIHAVNKEVLEILYPVLEENKMSLIIGKDYNSKIINLKIPEVTIIVATTELNKLPVPFTNRFAINLHLKNYSKSEISSIISSAAKKIHLNFTSEFSDILSSYCKQTPRIAINLLKRIHDYIIYEDNEILSESRIKEILLKMNIFEYGLNEMDVNYLSIVKEYQPVGVETIAHIISTPVSVILSVVEPPLLIQNLIKRTSKGRMLTDKGITFILKNNFY
- the ruvA gene encoding Holliday junction branch migration protein RuvA, with translation MHYIIGKIVSIQGETFIIESKMEIGYQLNYFQIKGVSSPLSATGITKVFFSKVSSEFETSYYGFLNSDSQKLFNELIKIKTVGIQTAKLLMKNFSYFEFLEIIKNNDFDQLQGLKSIGAFTSKIIIQDLQKVFFKVTYNSKQLNVIESLQKLGYNQQIIYQAIKETNQNLKLDEMFQRVLETVVENEHSVI
- the rpsU gene encoding 30S ribosomal protein S21, which produces MASVTLHEGEPIEKALKRFQKVASANKAEARKREYHLSKKEKRIYKQKQNRKFG
- the coaBC gene encoding bifunctional phosphopantothenoylcysteine decarboxylase/phosphopantothenate--cysteine ligase CoaBC, producing the protein MKKINLIVTGGIAASKSKDLYLLLKEKYEVAVILTKNAKKFVNFEGIQTHEEIFDSEFYEPHSTGQHINKTLEADLNIVYPATYNFIGKIASGIADDLATLIFAASAHKTWLFPSMNDRMYNNAVFQINKQKLSQNPLIKFFEPNYGRLASGHFGIGRALEPSDVLSALQTPILFPKLANKKVLLNFGRTRTYLDKVRYLTNESSGKMGWEIFQALENNDCWVTAVHGDCDFLVPKANNLFYASTNIKMLELMELQFEQANIVICLAALNDFQTTNPVNEKIEKRFSGKELLQVNFEPAIDVLKTLGTHKTNQFLVGFSLANSFDLQKAWHKVKEKNLDLLILNLTSAMSSENNQIKILVAKSGQVIEFDEMAKTKVAKIILKTINELI
- a CDS encoding PTS transporter subunit EIIC, which gives rise to MENEKNLSQFAIKDFNKISPTSFFKKIGSSLFPIIILMPIFGLFLSIANIITNVSDNQDQLVKVFNFLGNVLFKNLGLFFCIAIVIGFTKNKGFAVMAAVLSYLIFISFIGAFIKNNGDGTVNLWFYKNQSAKVLLDYFFAIPTMQTGVFGGLAVGVIVIVVYNKFKNITLPQGLNLFAKERFVLLIMPLVTIFLAVLFILIWPGVVLGLNLFGQWTTKLPFGIDSLIFKTIQRFLVIIQGQVIWHGPFWWTSVGGSLIDYQYQILEKFVGNGIGENPEGLFGSWLIDRNLVNEQLIAAVKFSLAEHGFESFSPQVDLWWQGTGTDFWSAQGDQIAGVFALNNSWVNVDDFWDAGLKITRFTSGGFTNSMFVLPAIALALFLNLDKSQRKANRGYYLTAILMSSLMGITEPIEFLFLYANPLLYFGFYAPFAGLQAMLTTLFEIKVGSTFSTGLMDYIINGILPTVVNQGQNTRIYLIPILGIGFGVISFVSFYFLYKKPRFKASLGTNFSEPQFFNEYSREKNLYQRLKTSVGELGSSDRGVVDGEFLKLFSVNNQIDVGFLTSQPFVESIKFLDNYFLIKIDKTQLTYGSELWIYALIFEKDKNHLKNQLEEKQAYQNFKKMMQKNKLN
- a CDS encoding NAD(P)-dependent oxidoreductase encodes the protein MKIICYGVREVEAVIFNKINEQYKHQLTLVEELLNDETVLKAKGHDAVLLMTNCYATAPRLEIIKGFGIEYLLTRTVGTNHIDIPKAQELGFKMGHVPSYSPNAISELAFSLGMSMLRNNFYFYEKFKNQDFTVDSNMFSTEARNSTIGIIGTGRIGLETAKAWKGMGANVIGYDVFKNDNAKGILEYKELDELLATSDVISLHIPYIPGKNLHFINKDSIAKMKKGAIIVNTSRGELINLEDLVAGLKSNHIKQVALDVIEKEDELFFEKWKNNMPVAIHKELINMGPRVIVTPHIAYFTDEAIKNMVETSFENIKELSETGTCKNPIK